The following proteins come from a genomic window of Crassostrea angulata isolate pt1a10 chromosome 1, ASM2561291v2, whole genome shotgun sequence:
- the LOC128179028 gene encoding uncharacterized protein LOC128179028 isoform X1 — protein sequence MDHVIPITFNDFSPEWMHINLLRGRGKRNKDCYCLPLLFLNFLRKSVMTMSGFQINNLDPNMLSNHLTARGISLGGAQSVRDNGITGEMLVQFCEEDIHDAFSVFKDRFIIRKMIREHKTQTGIHDKVFSNTTSSSCKNQRDSTAIKLPTKAPQRNPQHSVSPTKISDVCANVNAGFSTVPSTNQLHKSQHQLLFNQSRREHPRIPTSPEIKLESVPRPGYSCATGSRVSHSSQPEVQSFPPPVRSPLMHHVVSSSVEDRLSGARSETVPGPMGESAQIASQNQIVRSSNINITVEEKQRIKKYKADALLEKKCIRSKPNEAQHLGSLAIRNAAQAAQIWDNPPVMREISVAKKDQFIRSLLAFAPQLSERMDTVWIRLREALQNRRKYLLDKESGKRQTKSQRSAPYDKKNESKPTLMKVKEPRTLIDLTD from the exons ATGGATCACGTGATTCCCATtacttttaatgatttttcccCGGAGTGGATGCATATTAATCTATTAAGAGGAAGAGGAAAGAGGAACAAAGATTGTTATTGCCTTCCGTTATTGTTTTTGAA TTTCTTAAGGAAATCGGTAATGACCATGTCCGgatttcaaattaataatttggaCCCCAACATGTTAAGTAATCACCTAACTGCACGTGGAATCAGTCTAGGCGGAGCTCAAAGTGTCAGAG ACAATGGGATAACTGGTGAAATGCTGGTGCAGTTTTGTGAAGAAGACATCCATGATGCCTTCTCTGTATTTAAGGACAGGTTCATCATACGAAAGATGATACGAGAACACAAAACTCAAACGGGAATCCACGACAAAGTATTCTCTAACACTACTTCTTCATCTTGTAAAAACCAAAGGGATAGTACAGCAATTAAACTTCCGACAAAAGCACCACAACGCAACCCACAGCATTCAGTTTCCCCGACTAAGATTTCTGATGTCTGTGCTAATGTTAATGCAGGATTTTCTACAGTACCTTCTACAAATCAACTTCACAAATCACAACATCAGTTACTTTTCAATCAGTCACGAAGAGAACATCCAAGAATACCAACTTCACCAGAGATTAAGTTGGAGAGCGTTCCCAGACCGGGTTATTCTTGCGCAACAGGAAGTAGGGTATCGCATTCTTCCCAACCGGAAGTTCAGTCATTTCCACCTCCAGTCAGGAGTCCCTTAATGCACCACGTGGTGTCTAGTTCTGTAGAAGATCGCTTGTCTGGAGCTAGATCTGAGACGGTACCAGGACCTATGGGAGAATCAGCTCAAATTGCTTCTCAAAATCAAATCGTTCGGTCTTCTAACATTAATATTACAGTCGAAGAGAAGCAGAGGATAAAAAAGTACAAAGCAGACGCCCTTCTCGAGAAAAAATGCATTCGCAGTAAACCAAACGAAGCACAGCATCTCGGATCACTGGCTATCCGTAACGCTGCCCAGgcggcccaaatatgggataacCCACCTGTAATGAGGGAAATTTCTGTGGCCAAGAAGGACCAGTTTATCAGGTCTTTATTGGCATTCGCTCCTCAGCTTTCCGAGAGAATGGACACTGTGTGGATCAGACTTAGGGAAGCGTTACAAAACCGACGGAAATATTTACTGGACAAAGAGTCGGGGAAAAGACAAACTAAATCGCAGAGGTCTGCTCCATATGATAAGAAGAATGAGTCAAAACCGACTTTAATGAAAGTCAAGGAACCGAGGACGCTGATAGACCTAACAGACTAG
- the LOC128179028 gene encoding uncharacterized protein LOC128179028 isoform X2, whose protein sequence is MTMSGFQINNLDPNMLSNHLTARGISLGGAQSVRDNGITGEMLVQFCEEDIHDAFSVFKDRFIIRKMIREHKTQTGIHDKVFSNTTSSSCKNQRDSTAIKLPTKAPQRNPQHSVSPTKISDVCANVNAGFSTVPSTNQLHKSQHQLLFNQSRREHPRIPTSPEIKLESVPRPGYSCATGSRVSHSSQPEVQSFPPPVRSPLMHHVVSSSVEDRLSGARSETVPGPMGESAQIASQNQIVRSSNINITVEEKQRIKKYKADALLEKKCIRSKPNEAQHLGSLAIRNAAQAAQIWDNPPVMREISVAKKDQFIRSLLAFAPQLSERMDTVWIRLREALQNRRKYLLDKESGKRQTKSQRSAPYDKKNESKPTLMKVKEPRTLIDLTD, encoded by the exons ATGACCATGTCCGgatttcaaattaataatttggaCCCCAACATGTTAAGTAATCACCTAACTGCACGTGGAATCAGTCTAGGCGGAGCTCAAAGTGTCAGAG ACAATGGGATAACTGGTGAAATGCTGGTGCAGTTTTGTGAAGAAGACATCCATGATGCCTTCTCTGTATTTAAGGACAGGTTCATCATACGAAAGATGATACGAGAACACAAAACTCAAACGGGAATCCACGACAAAGTATTCTCTAACACTACTTCTTCATCTTGTAAAAACCAAAGGGATAGTACAGCAATTAAACTTCCGACAAAAGCACCACAACGCAACCCACAGCATTCAGTTTCCCCGACTAAGATTTCTGATGTCTGTGCTAATGTTAATGCAGGATTTTCTACAGTACCTTCTACAAATCAACTTCACAAATCACAACATCAGTTACTTTTCAATCAGTCACGAAGAGAACATCCAAGAATACCAACTTCACCAGAGATTAAGTTGGAGAGCGTTCCCAGACCGGGTTATTCTTGCGCAACAGGAAGTAGGGTATCGCATTCTTCCCAACCGGAAGTTCAGTCATTTCCACCTCCAGTCAGGAGTCCCTTAATGCACCACGTGGTGTCTAGTTCTGTAGAAGATCGCTTGTCTGGAGCTAGATCTGAGACGGTACCAGGACCTATGGGAGAATCAGCTCAAATTGCTTCTCAAAATCAAATCGTTCGGTCTTCTAACATTAATATTACAGTCGAAGAGAAGCAGAGGATAAAAAAGTACAAAGCAGACGCCCTTCTCGAGAAAAAATGCATTCGCAGTAAACCAAACGAAGCACAGCATCTCGGATCACTGGCTATCCGTAACGCTGCCCAGgcggcccaaatatgggataacCCACCTGTAATGAGGGAAATTTCTGTGGCCAAGAAGGACCAGTTTATCAGGTCTTTATTGGCATTCGCTCCTCAGCTTTCCGAGAGAATGGACACTGTGTGGATCAGACTTAGGGAAGCGTTACAAAACCGACGGAAATATTTACTGGACAAAGAGTCGGGGAAAAGACAAACTAAATCGCAGAGGTCTGCTCCATATGATAAGAAGAATGAGTCAAAACCGACTTTAATGAAAGTCAAGGAACCGAGGACGCTGATAGACCTAACAGACTAG